The Gloeobacter violaceus PCC 7421 DNA window CTGGCTGGAGGACTATGGGGTCGAAGACGCCTGGAAGGTGGCCGGGCCGCTGGCGTTGGGTCGGGTGACACCCGAGACGCTTGCTGTGCTGATCGAACCCTGGCGGGATCATCCCGGCGAACTCAGGGACATGGGCATTCGCTGGCTGGCTCTTTCATTTGACGTCATGGAGATGATCCAGAGCGGTCTGCGCGGCTCGCGGCGCATCTTCGATCTGGTCCAGTCGATGAAATCGTATTCGCACGTGGATCGCGGCGCGCAGCAGATGGTGGACATCCACGAGGGCCTCGAAGATACCCTGCGGCTGCTGTCCTTTCGGATCAATTCGGGCGTAGAAGTACGGCGGTATTACCACCACAATTTGTCCCAAATCCTCGCCTACGGCAGCGAACTCAATCAAGTCTGGACCAACCTAATCGACAATGCCTTAGACGCGCTGGAAGACCGGGGGATCATCGAGCTGACCACCGGCTGCAAAGGCGAGCATCTGTACGTTCAAATCGCCGACAACGGACCGGGCATTCCTGCGGATATCCAGTCGCGGATTTTCGAACCTTTCTATACCACCAAGCCCGTAGGTAAGGGCTCAGGTCTGGGACTCGATGTCGCCCGGCGCATTATCGAAAATCGCCACCAGGGCACGATCGCCCTCGAATCGCAACCGGGCCGGACTGTGTTCACCATCCGGTTGCCGCTCGCACTCAATCACAATGGTGGATGATGGGCAGGCTATCTATCTCGGCGACTGGAGAAGCTACTTTTGGCGGCTGTGTGTCTGTTGCGCAACGAGCATCCATGTAGATAGGCAGCTCCGGAGGCGAGGTGCGAAATGAAAGCCCGGTCGCCAGAGGCTTGTTTGACCGCTTCGTCTTTTACTTGTATGGAACTTTGCTGTTC harbors:
- a CDS encoding ATP-binding protein, producing the protein MLRVDELLRLEVFAKLPPSRLEWVCGRVRPVVLCAGETLVKEGDPPRGFFILAEGKLGIWRQSDGVEMPIGRHEAPGFVGEVPVLTDEPMLVSVRALTDCRVYELPASDFLELIHTCRDVERLIFREVHHRLRGLESFVRTREKMAALGTLSAGLAHELNNPAAALVRVLNNVAPAIVELQRMNLIYGQSNPDPKHSEQWLQVRDVGYEAIAHPTEDASVRDDLEEQLLAWLEDYGVEDAWKVAGPLALGRVTPETLAVLIEPWRDHPGELRDMGIRWLALSFDVMEMIQSGLRGSRRIFDLVQSMKSYSHVDRGAQQMVDIHEGLEDTLRLLSFRINSGVEVRRYYHHNLSQILAYGSELNQVWTNLIDNALDALEDRGIIELTTGCKGEHLYVQIADNGPGIPADIQSRIFEPFYTTKPVGKGSGLGLDVARRIIENRHQGTIALESQPGRTVFTIRLPLALNHNGG